Proteins from one uncultured Cohaesibacter sp. genomic window:
- a CDS encoding dihydroxyacetone kinase subunit DhaK: MKKFLNKPEDFVDEMLEGIYRAHPEVTFTDGDMRCFVTAKPVPGKVGIVTGGGSGHLPLFLGYVGKNMLDGAGVGGVFQSPSSDQLLNVTKYVDQGAGVLYLYGNYTGDIMNFDMAGELAELDDIETATVVGNDDVASSVVGEEHKRRGVAGIFFLYKVAGAAAAQMKPLAEVKRLTEKAKSQVRTMGVALSPCIVPEVGKPSFQIGDDEMEIGMGIHGEPGISRKALEPVDAVVEEMASKIFAEQSYEKGDEVAVLMNGLGGTPLEELYIAYRRLGQLLDEKEVKIRHVWLGEFATSMEMAGFSISIMKLDDELEPLIAAEVETPFFKHFAG; this comes from the coding sequence ATGAAAAAGTTCCTGAACAAACCTGAAGATTTTGTCGATGAGATGCTGGAAGGCATCTATCGCGCACATCCGGAAGTGACCTTCACTGATGGTGATATGCGGTGTTTTGTAACGGCCAAACCTGTGCCCGGAAAAGTGGGCATCGTCACGGGGGGCGGATCAGGTCATCTGCCTTTGTTCCTTGGATATGTGGGCAAGAACATGTTGGATGGTGCCGGCGTCGGGGGCGTCTTTCAGTCTCCGAGCTCGGATCAATTGCTCAACGTTACCAAATATGTCGATCAGGGCGCTGGCGTACTCTATCTCTATGGCAATTATACCGGCGATATCATGAATTTCGACATGGCAGGAGAACTTGCCGAACTGGATGACATCGAAACCGCAACGGTTGTTGGCAATGACGATGTAGCCTCATCTGTTGTTGGCGAAGAGCATAAGCGGCGCGGCGTTGCTGGCATTTTCTTTCTCTACAAGGTCGCCGGTGCGGCTGCGGCTCAGATGAAGCCTCTGGCCGAGGTCAAACGGCTCACCGAAAAGGCCAAGAGCCAGGTGCGGACCATGGGCGTTGCCCTGTCTCCATGCATTGTGCCTGAGGTCGGCAAGCCAAGCTTCCAGATCGGTGATGACGAAATGGAAATCGGCATGGGCATCCATGGCGAGCCGGGCATCTCGCGCAAGGCGCTTGAGCCGGTGGATGCTGTGGTCGAGGAAATGGCCAGCAAGATATTTGCCGAACAATCCTATGAAAAGGGAGACGAAGTGGCCGTTCTCATGAACGGGCTTGGCGGCACGCCCCTTGAAGAACTCTATATCGCTTACCGGCGCCTTGGTCAGCTGCTGGATGAGAAAGAAGTCAAGATCCGTCATGTCTGGCTGGGTGAATTCGCCACCTCCATGGAAATGGCAGGTTTCTCGATCTCCATCATGAAGCTTGATGACGAGTTGGAACCGCTGATCGCAGCCGAGGTTGAAACGCCTTTCTTCAAGCATTTCGCTGGCTAA
- a CDS encoding L-rhamnose isomerase, with amino-acid sequence MTRLNYDAARDAFAEWGVDADAAIKQLADIPISMHCWQGDDVVGFEQSEGGSAGGIQITGNYPGRARSAAELRADLEFAYGKIPGKHRLNLHASYLDTDETPARDELDYHHFASWVDWAKDNGLGLDFNPTFFGHPKVDENLTLSHPDKAIRNFWIRHGQCCRAIAAKFGEELGSPCVNNIWVPDGYKDTPIDRLAARDRLESAIDEMIAQPYDAAHMLDAVESKLFGIGVEACTVGSHEFYMGYAIRKGTLLCLDMGHFHPTENVADKLSSVSQSVKEILLHVSRPMRWDSDHVILLNDDILAMAQELVFGNLLPRTHIGLDFFDATIARTSSWVIGTRNMQKALLRALLMPQAELKSIEEKLDFTQRFLMTEELKDLPYGVIWDEFCARNNVPTGKALIADLNSYQASVAPRG; translated from the coding sequence ATGACCCGCCTAAATTATGATGCCGCCCGCGACGCTTTTGCGGAATGGGGCGTAGATGCCGATGCTGCCATCAAACAGCTGGCCGATATTCCCATCTCCATGCATTGCTGGCAGGGCGATGATGTTGTCGGCTTTGAGCAAAGCGAAGGCGGCAGCGCCGGTGGCATCCAGATCACCGGCAACTATCCCGGACGCGCCCGCAGCGCAGCCGAGCTGCGCGCCGATCTCGAATTTGCCTATGGCAAGATCCCCGGCAAGCATCGCCTCAATCTGCATGCAAGCTATCTCGACACAGACGAGACGCCGGCCCGGGACGAACTGGACTATCACCATTTTGCCAGCTGGGTCGATTGGGCAAAGGACAACGGCCTCGGCCTCGACTTCAACCCGACCTTCTTTGGCCACCCCAAGGTGGATGAGAATCTGACCCTTTCGCATCCGGACAAGGCCATCCGCAATTTCTGGATTCGCCATGGCCAATGCTGCCGTGCCATTGCCGCCAAATTCGGCGAGGAGCTGGGCAGCCCTTGCGTCAACAATATCTGGGTGCCCGATGGCTACAAGGATACGCCGATTGACCGGCTGGCCGCCCGCGACCGGCTGGAAAGCGCCATCGACGAGATGATCGCACAGCCCTATGATGCCGCCCATATGCTCGATGCCGTGGAATCCAAACTGTTCGGCATCGGGGTGGAAGCCTGCACCGTGGGCAGCCATGAATTCTACATGGGCTATGCCATCCGCAAGGGCACGCTCCTGTGCCTTGATATGGGCCATTTCCACCCGACCGAGAATGTGGCCGACAAGCTGTCCTCCGTCTCCCAGTCGGTCAAGGAAATCCTGCTGCATGTCAGCCGCCCGATGCGCTGGGATAGCGACCATGTGATCCTGCTCAACGATGACATTCTGGCCATGGCGCAGGAACTGGTCTTCGGCAACCTTCTGCCACGCACCCATATCGGGCTGGATTTCTTCGATGCGACCATCGCCCGCACATCCTCCTGGGTCATTGGCACGCGCAACATGCAGAAAGCCCTGCTGCGTGCCCTTCTCATGCCACAGGCCGAGCTGAAGTCGATCGAGGAAAAACTCGACTTCACCCAACGCTTCCTGATGACCGAAGAACTCAAGGATCTGCCTTATGGCGTGATCTGGGATGAATTCTGCGCGCGCAACAATGTTCCAACTGGCAAGGCGCTCATCGCCGACCTCAACAGCTATCAGGCCAGTGTGGCCCCCCGCGGATAA
- the rhaS gene encoding rhamnose ABC transporter substrate-binding protein — translation MKLKHLLSMAAIAGLMATSAAMAADVRIAMVPKSLGNAFFEAARDGGNEAAKEIGGVELIFNAPAVVTAEGQIEVINALIAQRVDAIAISSNDPDALVPVAKKAMKRGIKVLSFDSAIAPEGRMLHMHPATAAGAAKAQLEMAVDAIGPEGEIAILSETPQSTNQNEWIEEMKKLLPSDEFSKLNLVDVAYGMGQSDKSYRETIALLRRYPDLKAIIAPSTVAISAAAKAVEDQGMVGKVYVTGLGLPSELAGYVHTGSIKSFAIWNPIDLGYSATYLAYDLIQKGEVKAGDELDAGRMGTFKLDDKLETSLPQPFVYDASNVDKYSKIF, via the coding sequence ATGAAACTGAAACACCTGCTATCAATGGCCGCGATTGCCGGCCTTATGGCAACATCTGCGGCTATGGCTGCTGATGTCCGCATCGCCATGGTGCCCAAAAGCCTCGGCAATGCCTTCTTTGAAGCAGCACGAGACGGGGGCAACGAAGCCGCCAAGGAAATTGGTGGGGTTGAACTCATCTTCAACGCTCCGGCCGTCGTTACCGCTGAAGGCCAGATCGAGGTGATCAACGCCCTGATCGCACAACGCGTCGATGCCATTGCAATTTCCTCAAACGACCCCGACGCTCTTGTTCCGGTTGCCAAAAAGGCGATGAAACGCGGCATCAAGGTCTTGTCCTTCGATTCCGCAATCGCACCGGAAGGCCGCATGCTGCATATGCATCCGGCAACTGCGGCCGGAGCAGCCAAGGCACAGCTGGAAATGGCAGTTGACGCAATCGGTCCGGAAGGCGAAATCGCCATCCTGTCCGAAACCCCTCAATCCACCAACCAGAATGAGTGGATTGAAGAAATGAAAAAGCTGCTTCCATCTGACGAATTCTCCAAGCTGAATCTCGTGGATGTCGCCTATGGCATGGGACAGTCTGACAAGTCCTATCGCGAAACCATCGCCCTGCTGCGTCGCTATCCAGACCTCAAAGCCATTATCGCTCCGTCAACGGTCGCGATTTCTGCCGCAGCCAAGGCGGTTGAGGATCAGGGCATGGTTGGCAAGGTTTATGTAACCGGTCTGGGTCTGCCTTCTGAATTGGCTGGCTATGTGCATACCGGTTCTATCAAGTCATTTGCCATCTGGAACCCGATCGATCTGGGTTACTCAGCCACCTACCTCGCCTATGACCTGATCCAGAAGGGTGAAGTGAAAGCTGGTGACGAGCTGGATGCGGGCCGAATGGGCACCTTCAAGCTCGATGACAAGCTGGAAACCTCGCTGCCTCAGCCATTTGTTTATGACGCAAGCAACGTCGACAAATACTCCAAAATTTTCTGA
- a CDS encoding helix-turn-helix transcriptional regulator, whose translation MLSPLQLDIALAKQITKVTRSRYFHNLWLPIQISRRDPQPHFPLHNHDFDEVAYIIKGHGITFMGDRFQLLLPGNVTYLRAEDTHAYPMVDSLRLLNIFFLHDRLIENFPKLRSLVEDFHALQSTNSQLFTDYTAYARLKSLADLLDVETFCSDDYSEYTAMAHLVEFFVLILRQYRRQEDFTLTDPDQLARNKILKLFADPALAEGKCRKDLEALVQCHALSWRSFERILPEMSGLTPHDLAICNRFIAFLNLLLDQPDQTLEDVCITAGFSDYRSMSRNCRQFLKLSPKQVQNMVAYFIANPPSTSDLEVSPS comes from the coding sequence ATGTTATCGCCCCTCCAACTCGACATTGCCCTTGCAAAGCAGATCACCAAGGTCACCAGATCCCGCTATTTTCATAATCTATGGCTGCCGATCCAGATTTCCAGAAGAGACCCGCAGCCGCATTTTCCCCTTCACAATCATGATTTTGATGAAGTCGCCTATATCATCAAAGGCCACGGCATCACCTTCATGGGCGATCGGTTCCAACTGCTCCTGCCCGGCAATGTTACCTATCTGCGCGCCGAAGATACCCATGCCTACCCCATGGTCGACTCGCTGCGACTGCTCAATATCTTCTTTCTGCATGATCGCCTGATTGAGAATTTCCCAAAGCTGAGAAGCCTTGTTGAAGATTTCCACGCGCTGCAGTCTACCAATAGCCAGCTATTTACCGACTATACCGCTTATGCGCGCCTCAAAAGTCTGGCCGACCTACTGGATGTGGAGACATTCTGTTCCGATGACTATTCGGAATATACCGCCATGGCGCATCTTGTCGAATTCTTCGTCTTGATACTTCGCCAATATCGACGGCAGGAAGACTTCACGCTCACCGATCCGGACCAATTGGCGCGTAACAAAATTTTGAAACTCTTCGCTGACCCGGCTCTGGCTGAGGGCAAATGTCGGAAGGACCTTGAAGCGCTTGTTCAGTGTCACGCGCTGTCTTGGAGAAGCTTCGAGCGTATCTTGCCGGAGATGAGCGGACTGACCCCCCATGACTTGGCAATCTGCAACCGGTTCATCGCCTTTCTCAATCTTCTTCTGGACCAACCAGACCAAACACTGGAAGATGTCTGTATCACGGCCGGCTTTTCCGATTATCGGTCCATGTCGAGAAATTGCCGCCAGTTTCTCAAGCTGTCACCCAAGCAGGTTCAGAATATGGTCGCCTATTTCATAGCAAATCCCCCCTCGACATCGGATCTGGAAGTCTCACCCTCATAG
- the bla gene encoding subclass B1 metallo-beta-lactamase, long type, with amino-acid sequence MRKFIIFWATLLASLSLLLPSAQSSEGFAISEGITITQITKNTFVHSSDNNNGLIYISGKEALIVSTPQTDRQTQDLIDWITQEKHVKIVGYVIDRWHPDAMGGLAAVHANGIPSYAYVRTQQIAQQKGLPVPQQAMDERAIIHVGDQTVECAFLGKAHTEDGIVVWLPNEQVLFGGNEIRNYKGWVGNIGDANLKDWASTARRIKDLYGSARIVIPGHGPFGGAELIEYTIDLFSPFSNQINDAPRPDLSDLLDQRAVIVVKASESSEDGDIKIFKDATILSSDATKYVRIEAPVVRWNIKTNRVDSAKGHLAIFDKTPGRAVLRASAAYTKLIVIPVNEQVGLAVIVKAMTPD; translated from the coding sequence ATGCGGAAATTCATTATATTTTGGGCAACATTGCTGGCGTCGCTCAGCCTCCTCTTGCCGAGTGCGCAGTCGTCCGAAGGGTTTGCCATATCCGAAGGCATCACAATAACGCAGATAACGAAGAACACCTTCGTTCATTCTTCTGATAACAACAACGGCCTTATCTATATCAGCGGCAAAGAGGCACTCATTGTTTCGACACCGCAGACAGACAGGCAAACGCAGGATCTGATTGACTGGATCACACAGGAAAAGCACGTGAAGATCGTTGGCTATGTCATCGACAGGTGGCATCCGGATGCAATGGGAGGATTGGCTGCGGTCCATGCCAACGGCATTCCCTCTTATGCTTACGTGCGGACCCAACAGATAGCCCAACAAAAGGGACTGCCGGTTCCACAACAAGCAATGGATGAGAGAGCCATCATTCATGTTGGCGATCAAACGGTTGAATGTGCTTTCCTTGGGAAGGCCCATACAGAAGACGGTATCGTTGTGTGGCTTCCAAATGAGCAAGTCCTGTTCGGCGGAAACGAGATCCGGAACTATAAAGGGTGGGTTGGCAATATCGGAGATGCAAACCTGAAGGACTGGGCATCAACTGCGCGTCGGATTAAGGATCTTTATGGATCCGCCCGGATTGTCATTCCAGGGCACGGCCCGTTCGGCGGTGCAGAGCTCATCGAATACACAATCGACTTGTTTTCCCCCTTCTCTAACCAGATCAACGACGCCCCTCGTCCAGATTTGTCAGATCTCCTCGACCAGCGTGCTGTCATAGTGGTGAAGGCGTCAGAAAGCTCTGAAGACGGCGACATAAAAATCTTCAAAGACGCGACAATCCTTTCTTCTGATGCAACAAAATATGTGCGGATAGAGGCGCCCGTCGTCAGATGGAATATCAAGACAAACCGCGTTGATTCCGCTAAGGGACATCTCGCAATTTTCGACAAGACTCCAGGTAGGGCAGTGCTGAGAGCCTCTGCAGCCTATACCAAACTGATTGTCATTCCTGTCAATGAGCAAGTCGGACTGGCGGTAATTGTCAAGGCAATGACACCAGACTAG
- the rhaD gene encoding rhamnulose-1-phosphate aldolase gives MTVFSHPIPFVQQVASLARLCWEMGWNEANGGNISWRLPTDEVESVLARRYPNVTPAAPVKLPQPQPTLDGDYFIVTGTGQYFRHAIEFPDQVFGIVRIVEGGSAYQTVWGFSNGGRPTSEFATHLAGHAVRKRVSEGRERIIMHCHAPEFIALSYILPLDSKELTMALWTKMPECIVIFPDGVRIVPPMLPGTTQIADASIKEMEKGRIISWSHHGIFASEANPDSVFGLIETIEKAAGIHRKVLSAGGERQTISKELLGQLTDYFEKLLVQKPDFLDD, from the coding sequence ATGACAGTATTTTCGCACCCGATCCCCTTTGTGCAACAGGTCGCCTCTCTGGCGCGCCTTTGCTGGGAAATGGGATGGAACGAAGCCAACGGTGGCAATATTTCATGGCGGCTGCCAACCGATGAAGTGGAAAGCGTGCTCGCCCGCCGCTACCCGAACGTGACACCCGCAGCTCCCGTCAAGCTGCCCCAGCCGCAGCCGACCCTTGACGGGGACTATTTCATCGTCACAGGCACGGGGCAATATTTCCGCCACGCCATTGAGTTTCCCGATCAGGTCTTCGGCATTGTCCGGATCGTCGAGGGCGGCTCTGCCTATCAGACCGTCTGGGGTTTTAGCAATGGCGGACGGCCGACCTCGGAATTTGCCACCCATCTGGCAGGCCATGCGGTGCGCAAGCGTGTCTCTGAAGGGCGCGAGCGGATCATCATGCATTGCCATGCCCCCGAATTCATTGCCCTCAGCTACATCCTGCCCCTTGATAGCAAGGAACTGACGATGGCGCTCTGGACCAAGATGCCCGAATGCATCGTGATCTTCCCTGATGGTGTGCGCATCGTTCCCCCCATGCTGCCCGGCACCACGCAGATCGCCGATGCCTCCATCAAGGAAATGGAAAAGGGGCGTATCATTTCCTGGTCGCACCACGGCATTTTCGCTTCCGAAGCCAACCCGGATTCCGTCTTCGGACTGATTGAAACCATCGAGAAGGCCGCAGGCATCCACCGCAAGGTGCTGTCCGCCGGTGGCGAAAGACAAACCATCTCGAAAGAACTACTCGGCCAACTCACCGACTATTTCGAAAAACTGCTCGTCCAGAAACCCGACTTCCTGGACGATTAA
- a CDS encoding sugar ABC transporter ATP-binding protein, protein MADHANTTPLVELKGITKTFGGIHALKNAECRIYPGEVVALIGENGAGKSTLVKSMTGLYHPDSGSIKIKGIPVKLATAKAAAVMGITAIHQETTLFEELSVVENIFMGHPCLKNGGLLDWKQMHEKATALLKEVDLDIDPAILLKQLSLGQQHMVAIARALAEEADVVIMDEPTSSLSSNEIEKLYVIIERLRQLGKGILFISHKFDEIFHIADRYVVFRDGSFVGEGNIADVREDDLVKMMVGREVATVFPKRTVEVGEPLLEVKNLGNNIEFKNISFSLHKREILGFYGLVGAGRSEIMRSIMALSPYAFTGEITLDGKAIHWTDCSQAIDAGVVYVPEDRRNQGAILPLSIRDNIALPSLKKLSNGIWPNRDAEKKLAQDYGQIFAIRAANIEQPVEDLSGGNQQKVVLSRWLATNPNVVIVDEPTRGIDVGAKSSVHDALGGMVEKDLSVLLVSSELPELMGMADRIIVMRLGEIVAEFDREDFDAEMIAAYATGAKKPQTQSHDREVA, encoded by the coding sequence ATGGCTGATCATGCGAACACCACTCCCCTTGTCGAGCTCAAGGGGATCACCAAGACATTTGGTGGCATTCATGCTCTCAAGAACGCCGAATGCCGGATCTATCCCGGAGAAGTCGTTGCGCTGATTGGCGAAAATGGAGCTGGAAAATCAACGCTCGTGAAGTCCATGACGGGGCTTTATCACCCTGACAGTGGATCAATCAAAATCAAGGGAATTCCGGTCAAACTGGCAACGGCCAAAGCTGCCGCTGTGATGGGAATTACTGCCATCCATCAGGAAACGACACTGTTTGAAGAACTGTCCGTTGTCGAGAATATCTTCATGGGGCATCCGTGCCTGAAAAACGGTGGCTTGTTGGACTGGAAGCAGATGCATGAAAAAGCAACTGCATTGCTCAAGGAAGTGGATCTCGACATTGATCCGGCCATCCTGCTCAAACAACTCAGCCTCGGCCAGCAGCATATGGTGGCCATTGCCAGAGCGCTCGCAGAAGAGGCTGATGTCGTCATCATGGATGAACCGACATCCTCACTTTCGTCCAACGAGATCGAAAAACTCTATGTGATTATCGAGCGCTTGCGGCAGCTTGGAAAAGGCATTCTGTTCATCTCGCACAAGTTCGACGAGATCTTTCACATTGCTGATCGCTATGTTGTTTTCCGCGACGGCTCTTTTGTGGGAGAAGGCAATATTGCCGATGTGCGGGAGGATGATCTTGTCAAGATGATGGTCGGCCGCGAGGTTGCGACAGTCTTTCCCAAACGCACAGTCGAAGTGGGAGAGCCGTTGCTAGAGGTCAAGAATCTGGGCAACAATATCGAGTTCAAGAACATCTCTTTCTCGCTGCACAAGCGCGAAATTCTGGGCTTTTACGGGCTGGTTGGCGCGGGGCGTTCCGAGATCATGCGCTCCATCATGGCGCTGAGCCCTTATGCCTTTACCGGCGAGATCACTCTTGATGGCAAGGCAATCCATTGGACGGACTGCTCGCAAGCCATTGATGCCGGGGTTGTCTATGTGCCGGAAGACCGGCGCAATCAGGGGGCGATCCTGCCTCTCTCAATTCGGGATAATATTGCTCTGCCATCGCTCAAAAAGCTTTCAAATGGCATCTGGCCCAATCGGGATGCAGAAAAGAAGCTCGCTCAGGACTATGGCCAGATCTTTGCCATCCGTGCTGCCAACATTGAACAACCAGTTGAGGATCTATCGGGCGGCAATCAGCAAAAGGTCGTGCTTTCTCGCTGGCTGGCAACCAACCCCAATGTCGTGATTGTCGACGAACCCACGCGCGGCATCGACGTCGGCGCCAAGTCTTCGGTGCACGATGCGTTGGGCGGCATGGTGGAGAAGGATCTCTCCGTGCTGCTGGTCTCATCTGAATTGCCCGAGTTGATGGGTATGGCCGACCGCATCATCGTCATGCGGCTGGGCGAAATCGTTGCTGAATTCGACCGCGAGGATTTCGATGCAGAAATGATCGCCGCCTACGCAACAGGAGCGAAAAAGCCTCAAACACAGTCTCATGACCGGGAGGTTGCATAA
- a CDS encoding ABC transporter permease codes for MVKALKSREALLAASWIALIVIAGIVTPNFVTVQALRDLLTDLSILMVLALAQMIVILIRGIDLSVAANLAFTGMMVALIAVANPGLPTIVWPVLCIIIGTFIGMFNGVLVAELKIPPIVVTLGTMSVWRGMIFVVSGGAWVVQHQFPEGYLSVPRTPILGLTLFFWIGLIVTFGMWLMTTQTRFGRELYGMGGNPRAAEYAGVRVKHHEFWVYTITGALSGLCGWLWTSRYAMANTDVALGFELQTVAACVIGGVAISGGAGTIIGAVFGALFLGTLYNILPVIGVSQFWQQALSGAIILIAVYFNMISRKPPIRRILPQAASQGVQE; via the coding sequence ATGGTCAAGGCACTCAAGAGCCGTGAGGCGCTGCTGGCCGCCAGCTGGATAGCGCTGATCGTCATCGCGGGCATTGTCACGCCCAACTTCGTCACCGTTCAGGCCTTGCGCGATCTGCTGACGGACCTTTCCATCTTGATGGTGCTCGCACTCGCACAGATGATTGTCATCCTGATCCGGGGCATCGATTTGTCGGTTGCGGCCAACCTTGCCTTCACGGGCATGATGGTCGCCCTCATCGCGGTCGCCAATCCGGGATTGCCAACCATTGTCTGGCCCGTGCTCTGCATTATCATCGGCACATTCATCGGCATGTTCAACGGCGTGCTCGTGGCTGAACTCAAGATCCCCCCGATTGTCGTGACACTCGGAACCATGAGTGTCTGGCGCGGCATGATCTTTGTCGTCTCCGGCGGAGCGTGGGTTGTGCAGCATCAGTTCCCGGAAGGATATCTATCGGTCCCCCGCACCCCCATTCTCGGTTTGACCCTGTTTTTCTGGATCGGTCTGATCGTCACATTCGGCATGTGGCTCATGACTACCCAGACCCGGTTTGGCCGCGAGCTGTATGGCATGGGCGGCAATCCCCGAGCTGCAGAATATGCAGGCGTTCGTGTCAAGCATCACGAATTCTGGGTTTATACCATCACGGGTGCCCTGTCGGGTCTGTGCGGATGGCTATGGACCTCCCGCTATGCAATGGCCAATACCGACGTTGCCCTTGGCTTTGAGCTGCAAACAGTCGCCGCCTGCGTCATCGGCGGGGTTGCCATTTCCGGCGGTGCTGGAACGATTATCGGGGCTGTCTTTGGCGCACTGTTCCTTGGAACGCTCTACAATATTCTGCCCGTTATCGGCGTTAGCCAGTTCTGGCAACAGGCATTGTCCGGGGCAATCATCCTGATTGCTGTCTATTTCAACATGATCAGCCGAAAACCTCCGATCAGGCGGATTCTTCCGCAGGCTGCAAGTCAGGGAGTACAGGAATGA
- a CDS encoding rhamnulokinase family protein: MVTKAVVAVDLGASSGRVLKVALSDGQLSLQEINRFPHGPTNIDGQLCWDLDYLWGGIRQGIGKALASDPTIASIGVDSWAVDFVPVDRHGAALLPFVSYRDARTEGIMPDFYRRSGISAHELFEKTGIQSLELNSLYQLYALKDHPLESYSRLDRFMLLPDWIHFQLTGIWSSEYTNATTTQMLSVHDKSWDPDLLQQVAMPTKVMPRIRNAGDILGPLKPDWCSEWGLGDSADQAPKVVLCGTHDTASAVAALPSLTPEPYFISMGTWALVGREAQVPDLSDYAFRHGLSNEGGVFDTYRQLRNVSGLWLIQRVREELAPDSDFADWVADAEQAEPGRSLIDPMADRYFRAASMVETIKTACRETGQPVPQSRGELARCIFESLALNFADVLMDFSKGKPISELHIVGGGARNALLCQLTADFLGSPVIAGPFEASALGNAVVQMIGLGWIADLDEGRRIIRNSEDLPQYQPQTSRQQTCIRQRYHMLFDKEKELAI, encoded by the coding sequence ATGGTCACCAAGGCCGTTGTTGCGGTGGATCTGGGGGCGTCATCAGGGCGCGTACTCAAGGTTGCGCTGTCTGATGGACAGCTCTCTTTGCAAGAGATCAATCGCTTTCCTCATGGTCCAACCAACATTGATGGCCAGCTTTGCTGGGATCTTGATTATCTCTGGGGTGGCATCCGGCAAGGCATCGGCAAGGCCTTAGCCAGCGATCCGACCATCGCCTCCATCGGCGTTGATAGCTGGGCGGTTGATTTCGTGCCCGTGGATAGGCACGGAGCGGCCTTGTTGCCCTTTGTCAGCTATCGCGATGCCCGCACCGAAGGCATCATGCCCGATTTCTATCGCAGAAGCGGGATCAGCGCCCATGAGCTGTTCGAGAAGACCGGCATCCAGTCGCTGGAACTCAACAGCCTCTATCAGCTTTACGCCCTCAAGGATCATCCGCTGGAAAGCTACAGCCGGCTTGACCGGTTCATGCTGCTGCCCGACTGGATCCATTTCCAGCTGACCGGCATCTGGTCGAGCGAATATACCAATGCCACCACCACCCAGATGCTCAGCGTGCATGACAAGAGCTGGGACCCCGATCTCCTCCAACAAGTCGCCATGCCCACCAAGGTGATGCCGCGCATTCGCAATGCTGGCGATATCCTCGGACCGCTCAAACCGGACTGGTGCTCTGAATGGGGCCTTGGCGATAGCGCCGACCAGGCCCCGAAAGTCGTTCTGTGCGGCACCCATGACACAGCCTCCGCCGTTGCCGCCCTGCCCTCCCTGACGCCAGAGCCCTATTTCATATCCATGGGCACATGGGCGCTCGTCGGACGGGAGGCGCAGGTGCCCGATCTCTCCGACTATGCCTTCCGCCATGGCCTCTCCAATGAGGGCGGCGTGTTTGACACCTATCGCCAGCTGCGCAATGTCTCAGGCCTTTGGCTGATCCAGAGGGTGCGCGAAGAACTGGCCCCTGACAGCGATTTTGCCGACTGGGTCGCCGATGCAGAACAAGCCGAACCGGGGCGATCCCTCATCGATCCCATGGCCGATCGTTATTTCCGCGCCGCATCCATGGTCGAGACCATAAAGACAGCCTGCCGGGAGACTGGCCAACCCGTACCGCAGAGCCGGGGCGAGCTGGCCCGCTGCATATTCGAGAGCCTGGCGCTCAATTTCGCAGATGTGCTCATGGACTTCTCCAAGGGGAAACCGATCTCCGAACTGCATATCGTTGGAGGTGGCGCCCGCAATGCCCTTTTGTGCCAGCTGACCGCCGATTTCCTCGGCAGCCCGGTGATCGCCGGGCCGTTTGAGGCATCCGCTCTGGGCAACGCCGTGGTGCAGATGATTGGCCTTGGCTGGATTGCGGATCTTGATGAAGGGCGGCGGATCATTCGCAACAGCGAAGACCTGCCCCAATATCAGCCGCAGACCTCCCGGCAGCAGACATGCATTCGCCAGCGTTATCACATGCTATTTGACAAAGAAAAGGAACTGGCCATATGA